A region of Paraburkholderia largidicola DNA encodes the following proteins:
- a CDS encoding sugar ABC transporter ATP-binding protein, producing the protein MSLAVRFDDIRKDFGPVRVLHGVSFDLAPGRIYGLLGENGAGKSTLMKILAGYETATEGTVLIDGHAQRFDGSRDAEAAGIVLIHQEFNLAEHLTIAQNMYLGHEKRKGMFVDDTAMRNEAKRYLDQVGLHKHPDTKVRDLIVAEKQMVEIAKALSRRARLLIMDEPTATLTPSETERLFALMTKLKADGVTIVYISHKLDEVEHITDEVIVMRDGRFVARSETALLARQQMANLMVGRDLSDMFPDKTLPAENAPIALNVQHLSVPDWVEDLSFEVRAGEVFGFAGLVGAGRTEAFEAIIGLRQRASGTIEIAGRKADLHSPRDAMRRGLTYLSEDRKGKGLHVNLSLQDNLTLMTLERYAKPLLDLKAGRDALTKAVREFGIRTGDLGSRARMLSGGNQQKLALAKFLQPNPDVIVLDEPTRGVDIGAKRDIYFLIHRLAAEGRAVVVISSELIELIGLCHRVAVMRAGRLQATLGLDHLTEEELIAHATGTH; encoded by the coding sequence ATGAGCCTCGCCGTCCGCTTCGACGATATCCGCAAAGACTTCGGACCCGTGCGCGTGCTGCACGGCGTGAGCTTCGACCTGGCGCCTGGGCGCATCTACGGCCTGCTCGGCGAGAACGGCGCGGGCAAGTCGACGCTGATGAAAATCCTCGCGGGCTACGAAACGGCCACTGAAGGCACGGTGCTGATCGACGGCCACGCACAGCGTTTCGACGGCTCACGCGACGCGGAAGCGGCGGGCATCGTGCTGATTCACCAGGAGTTCAATCTCGCTGAGCATCTGACGATCGCGCAGAACATGTATCTCGGCCACGAGAAGCGCAAGGGAATGTTCGTCGACGACACGGCGATGCGCAACGAAGCGAAGCGCTATCTGGACCAGGTCGGCCTGCACAAGCATCCCGATACGAAGGTGCGCGACCTGATCGTCGCGGAAAAGCAGATGGTGGAGATTGCGAAGGCGCTGTCGCGGCGCGCGCGGCTGCTGATCATGGACGAACCGACGGCGACGCTCACGCCGTCCGAGACCGAGCGCCTGTTCGCGCTGATGACGAAGCTCAAGGCCGACGGCGTGACCATCGTCTACATCTCGCACAAGCTCGACGAAGTCGAGCACATCACCGACGAAGTGATCGTGATGCGTGACGGCCGCTTCGTCGCGCGCAGCGAAACGGCGCTGCTCGCGCGTCAGCAGATGGCGAACCTGATGGTCGGGCGCGACCTGTCCGACATGTTCCCCGACAAGACGTTGCCTGCGGAGAACGCACCCATCGCGCTGAACGTACAGCACCTCAGCGTGCCCGACTGGGTCGAGGATCTGAGCTTCGAGGTGCGCGCGGGCGAAGTGTTCGGCTTTGCGGGACTGGTCGGCGCGGGACGCACGGAAGCCTTCGAGGCGATCATCGGCTTGCGCCAGCGCGCCTCGGGCACGATCGAAATCGCCGGACGCAAAGCCGACCTGCACAGTCCGCGCGACGCGATGCGCCGCGGCCTCACGTATCTGAGCGAAGACCGCAAGGGCAAGGGACTGCACGTGAACCTGAGCCTGCAGGACAACCTGACGCTGATGACGCTCGAACGCTATGCGAAGCCGCTGCTCGATCTGAAGGCGGGACGCGACGCGCTGACGAAAGCCGTGCGCGAGTTCGGCATCCGCACGGGCGATCTGGGCAGCCGTGCGCGCATGTTGTCGGGCGGCAACCAGCAGAAGCTCGCGCTCGCCAAATTCCTGCAGCCGAATCCCGATGTGATCGTGCTCGACGAGCCGACGCGCGGCGTCGATATTGGCGCGAAGCGCGACATTTATTTTCTGATCCACCGGCTTGCGGCCGAAGGGCGCGCGGTGGTCGTCATTTCATCCGAACTGATCGAGCTGATCGGGCTGTGCCATCGCGTTGCCGTGATGCGCGCGGGTCGCCTGCAGGCGACGCTCGGTCTCGACCATCTGACCGAAGAGGAGTTGATCGCTCATGCGACCGGCACACACTGA
- a CDS encoding LacI family DNA-binding transcriptional regulator has translation MHGSARAASEGLSIAGVAEQAGVSVATVSRVLNGHLNVRPATRDKVLAAVATSGYRVNELARNLRTAESRLLLTMVPDVGNPFYAEVIRGIDSVARQHGYFMLLCDTGADAGRERSYFDLLRRRRADGAICLDPATVQQALAEESNALPWVACCEFDSSVGVPYVGIDNYRAAGDAVRHLLARGHRRIALINSDDHYLYAQQRQQGYLDALRDAGIAADERWRQNVNSLDYEAGASAAALLMTHADAPTAIFAVSDTLAIGVIAGLRSVGKRVPDDVAVAGFDDISLAAQIDPPLTTIAQPMRELGETAARLLLQRLANPRENVPGVLLPHRLVVRKSA, from the coding sequence ATGCATGGCTCGGCGCGTGCCGCATCGGAAGGGCTGTCGATTGCGGGAGTTGCCGAGCAGGCGGGCGTGTCCGTGGCAACGGTATCGCGCGTGCTGAACGGGCATTTGAACGTGCGGCCCGCGACGCGCGACAAGGTGCTCGCCGCCGTCGCGACGAGCGGCTACCGCGTGAACGAACTGGCGCGCAATCTCCGTACGGCCGAAAGCCGCCTGTTGCTGACGATGGTCCCCGACGTCGGCAACCCGTTCTATGCCGAGGTCATTCGCGGCATCGATTCCGTTGCGCGCCAGCACGGCTATTTCATGCTGTTGTGCGACACGGGCGCCGATGCGGGCCGCGAGCGCAGCTATTTCGACCTGCTGCGCCGCCGTCGCGCGGACGGCGCGATCTGCCTCGACCCGGCCACCGTGCAGCAGGCGCTTGCCGAGGAATCGAACGCACTGCCGTGGGTGGCGTGCTGCGAGTTCGATTCGTCCGTGGGTGTGCCGTACGTCGGCATCGACAACTACCGTGCAGCGGGCGACGCCGTGCGCCACCTGCTCGCGCGCGGCCACCGCCGGATCGCGCTGATCAATTCCGACGATCACTACCTGTACGCGCAGCAACGCCAGCAAGGTTATCTGGACGCATTGCGCGACGCGGGCATCGCGGCCGACGAACGCTGGCGCCAGAACGTGAACAGCCTCGACTACGAAGCGGGCGCCTCGGCGGCCGCGCTGCTGATGACGCACGCCGACGCGCCAACGGCCATCTTCGCCGTGTCGGACACGTTGGCGATCGGCGTAATCGCGGGCTTGCGCAGCGTCGGCAAGCGCGTGCCCGACGATGTCGCCGTCGCGGGCTTCGACGATATTTCGCTTGCCGCGCAGATCGATCCGCCGTTGACGACGATCGCGCAGCCGATGCGCGAACTGGGCGAGACCGCCGCGCGCCTGTTGCTGCAACGGCTCGCGAATCCGCGCGAGAACGTGCCGGGCGTGCTGCTGCCGCATCGGCTCGTAGTCAGAAAGAGCGCCTGA
- a CDS encoding protein-L-isoaspartate O-methyltransferase family protein, which produces MNIEQARFNMIEQQIRPWEVLDQDVLNLLSIVKRENFVPAAYRELAFVDFEIPLPAGQHMLAPRVEARVLQELAVKKHETVLEIGAGSGYMAALLAHRAQHVLTVDIEPELAELAKANLAANGVLNAEVATGDGARGWAAAAPYDVICVSGGLPVLPQEILEHLKVGGRLAAFVGTAPVMKAQIITRVDEKQFRIADVFETYVEPLQNAVHAPRFKF; this is translated from the coding sequence ATGAACATCGAACAAGCGCGTTTCAACATGATTGAACAGCAAATCCGTCCGTGGGAAGTGCTCGACCAGGACGTGCTGAATCTGCTGTCGATCGTCAAGCGTGAGAACTTCGTGCCCGCCGCATATCGCGAGCTGGCGTTCGTCGATTTCGAAATTCCCCTGCCTGCCGGCCAGCATATGTTGGCGCCGCGCGTCGAAGCGCGCGTGCTGCAGGAACTGGCGGTGAAGAAGCACGAGACCGTGCTGGAAATCGGCGCGGGTTCGGGCTACATGGCCGCGCTGCTCGCACATCGCGCGCAGCACGTGCTGACGGTCGACATCGAGCCGGAACTGGCCGAGCTGGCGAAGGCGAACCTCGCGGCGAACGGCGTGCTGAACGCCGAAGTCGCGACGGGCGACGGCGCACGTGGCTGGGCCGCGGCCGCGCCGTACGACGTGATCTGCGTGTCGGGCGGCCTGCCCGTGCTGCCGCAGGAAATCCTCGAGCATCTGAAGGTGGGTGGCCGTCTTGCCGCGTTCGTCGGCACCGCGCCCGTCATGAAGGCGCAGATCATCACGCGCGTCGACGAGAAGCAGTTCCGTATCGCCGACGTGTTCGAAACCTACGTCGAGCCGCTGCAGAACGCCGTGCACGCGCCGCGTTTCAAGTTCTAG
- a CDS encoding rhodanese-like domain-containing protein, with amino-acid sequence MQNLTASALAEWLADQSRPAPVLLDVREPWEIETAKIAGSVSIPMREIPARSEELDDDVQIVCICHHGARSAQVAMFLESRGHKDVFNLYGGIDAWSRQVDPSVPTY; translated from the coding sequence ATGCAAAACCTGACCGCTTCCGCCCTCGCCGAATGGCTTGCTGATCAATCCCGCCCGGCGCCCGTGCTGCTCGACGTGCGCGAGCCGTGGGAAATCGAAACGGCGAAGATCGCCGGCAGCGTGTCAATTCCAATGCGCGAGATTCCCGCGCGCAGCGAAGAACTCGACGACGACGTGCAGATCGTCTGCATCTGCCATCACGGCGCGCGCAGCGCGCAGGTCGCGATGTTCCTCGAATCGCGTGGACACAAGGACGTGTTCAACCTGTACGGCGGCATCGACGCGTGGTCGCGCCAGGTCGATCCTTCCGTGCCGACTTATTGA
- a CDS encoding DUF2844 domain-containing protein, translated as MKSIRIAAALALLSPVVCHATLGAAPSAGTHTPQPALRAAASVATSSPSYTVHESTTTDGVTIREYATPSNVVFAVTWQGPTRPDMRALLGRYFPNFVAAGQRVARGTGPMIARDGELQIESFGHPGVFSGRAYVPRLVPVDVKVEALQ; from the coding sequence ATGAAATCGATCAGGATCGCGGCGGCGTTAGCACTGCTATCGCCCGTCGTCTGTCACGCAACGCTCGGCGCAGCGCCGTCTGCGGGTACGCACACGCCGCAGCCCGCGCTGCGCGCTGCGGCATCCGTCGCAACGTCTTCGCCGTCTTATACCGTCCATGAATCCACGACTACCGATGGCGTGACGATCCGCGAATATGCGACGCCGTCAAATGTCGTGTTCGCCGTCACATGGCAAGGGCCGACGCGGCCGGATATGCGGGCGCTGCTCGGCAGATACTTTCCGAACTTCGTCGCGGCCGGACAGCGCGTTGCGCGCGGCACAGGGCCGATGATCGCGCGCGATGGCGAGTTGCAGATCGAATCGTTTGGACATCCGGGCGTGTTCTCGGGCCGGGCGTACGTGCCGCGACTCGTCCCTGTCGACGTGAAAGTGGAGGCGCTGCAATGA